One genomic region from Pseudoduganella lutea encodes:
- the pyk gene encoding pyruvate kinase codes for MHRQRNAKIVATLGPASSDPDTIRALFDAGADVFRLNFSHGSHADHRQRFDTIRAIEAETGRPIGVLLDLQGPKLRLGTFAEGAVTLAAGDAFRLDLDRDVAGDAHRAPLPHPEIFAALVPGTDLLVDDGRVRLRVEACGPDFAATHVVTGGRVSDRKGVNVPGVVLPLSALTEKDRQDLEFGLKLGVDWVALSFVQRPEDIDEIRDIVAGRAAIVAKLEKPAAIHSLDAIVAASDAVMVARGDLGVEMPPEQVPAIQKRIVRACRKVGKPVIVATQMLESMVAAPVPTRAEASDVATAIYAGADAVMLSAESASGQYPRDAVRIMNSIIAQTEADPYYREELAIAAGAAATLASDGIGIAVRSVTEALRIAAVVAYTCSGYSALRMARERPRAPIIGMTPHMATARRLALAWGVHPVLCPEVADVAEMTDQACAVARREEVASAGDTIVISAGMPFSVPGTTNLLRIAQVG; via the coding sequence ATGCATCGCCAACGCAACGCCAAGATCGTCGCCACCCTCGGCCCCGCAAGCTCGGATCCGGACACCATACGCGCCCTGTTCGACGCCGGTGCCGACGTCTTCCGGCTGAACTTCAGCCATGGCAGCCATGCCGACCACCGCCAGCGCTTCGACACGATCCGCGCCATCGAGGCCGAAACGGGGCGGCCGATCGGCGTGCTGCTCGACCTGCAAGGCCCGAAACTGCGGCTCGGCACGTTCGCGGAGGGTGCGGTCACGCTGGCCGCGGGTGATGCCTTCCGTCTCGACCTGGACCGCGACGTGGCGGGTGACGCGCATCGCGCGCCCCTGCCCCATCCCGAGATCTTCGCGGCATTGGTGCCCGGCACCGACCTGCTGGTCGACGACGGGCGGGTGCGGCTGCGCGTGGAAGCGTGCGGACCGGATTTCGCGGCAACGCACGTCGTCACCGGCGGGCGGGTTTCCGACCGCAAGGGCGTCAACGTGCCCGGCGTGGTGCTGCCGCTGTCGGCGCTGACGGAAAAGGACCGGCAAGACCTGGAATTCGGCCTGAAGCTCGGCGTGGACTGGGTCGCGCTGTCGTTCGTGCAGCGGCCGGAAGACATCGACGAGATCCGGGACATCGTGGCGGGCCGCGCCGCCATCGTTGCCAAGCTGGAAAAGCCGGCGGCGATCCACAGCCTCGATGCGATCGTGGCGGCCAGCGACGCGGTCATGGTCGCGCGCGGCGACCTGGGCGTGGAAATGCCGCCGGAACAGGTGCCGGCCATCCAGAAACGCATCGTGCGGGCCTGCAGGAAGGTCGGCAAGCCGGTGATCGTGGCCACGCAAATGCTCGAATCGATGGTGGCGGCGCCGGTGCCCACGCGGGCCGAAGCGTCGGACGTGGCCACCGCCATCTACGCCGGGGCGGACGCCGTGATGCTGTCCGCCGAATCGGCTTCCGGCCAGTACCCGCGCGACGCGGTGCGCATCATGAATTCGATCATCGCGCAAACGGAAGCCGATCCGTATTACCGCGAAGAGCTGGCGATCGCCGCGGGCGCCGCCGCCACACTGGCATCGGACGGCATCGGCATCGCCGTGCGCAGCGTGACCGAGGCGCTGCGCATCGCCGCCGTCGTCGCCTACACGTGCTCCGGGTATTCCGCCCTGCGCATGGCCCGCGAGCGGCCGCGCGCGCCCATCATCGGCATGACACCGCACATGGCGACCGCCCGGCGGCTGGCACTGGCCTGGGGCGTGCACCCGGTGCTGTGCCCGGAGGTGGCCGACGTGGCCGAGATGACCGACCAGGCCTGCGCGGTCGCCCGCCGGGAAGAAGTGGCCAGCGCGGGCGATACGATCGTCATTTCGGCGGGCATGCCGTTCAGCGTGCCGGGCACCACGAACTTGCTGCGGATCGCGCAGGTAGGATAA
- a CDS encoding glycerate kinase type-2 family protein, with translation MKTSMDDTREDPQACGLLRRMLDAAIAASQPALCLPGLLPEAPKGRLIVIGAGKASAEMARAVERNWPGPLEGLVVTRYGYAVPCERIEIVEAAHPVPDTAGHAAARRMLDMVGGLHEDDTVLCLISGGGSSLLPLPLEGITLEDKQQVNTALLKSGATIGEMNCVRRHLSAIKGGRLGAACYPAKVVTLLISDVPGDDPRDIASGPTVPDPTTCDDALAIIRRYGIDLPDRVLAVLHSGRGESVKPGDPRLARAEVRMIATPQMALEAAARVALDAGITPYILGDSLEGEARDVGKVLAGVALQTARRGQPFAGPCVLLSGGETTVTVRGNGRGGRNVEFLLACALALRGEPGIYGLAADTDGVDGQEEIAGAVIRPDTLERAWAAGLRPHDSLDDNDGHGFFGALGDSVVTGPTLTNVNDFRALLVLQSSLPRREH, from the coding sequence ATGAAGACATCGATGGATGACACGCGGGAAGACCCGCAGGCATGCGGGCTGCTGCGGCGCATGCTCGACGCAGCCATCGCCGCCTCGCAACCGGCGCTGTGCCTTCCCGGCCTGCTGCCCGAAGCGCCGAAGGGGCGGCTGATCGTGATCGGCGCCGGCAAGGCGTCGGCCGAGATGGCCCGCGCCGTCGAGCGCAACTGGCCCGGGCCGCTCGAAGGCCTGGTTGTCACCCGCTACGGCTACGCGGTGCCGTGCGAGCGCATCGAGATCGTAGAAGCGGCGCACCCGGTGCCGGATACCGCCGGCCACGCCGCCGCCCGGCGCATGCTGGACATGGTCGGCGGCCTGCACGAGGACGACACGGTATTGTGCCTGATTTCCGGTGGCGGCTCCTCGCTGCTGCCGCTGCCGCTCGAGGGCATCACGCTGGAAGACAAGCAGCAGGTCAACACGGCACTGCTCAAATCCGGCGCCACCATCGGCGAGATGAACTGCGTGCGGCGCCACCTGTCGGCCATCAAGGGCGGACGGCTGGGCGCCGCTTGTTACCCGGCCAAAGTCGTCACGCTGCTGATTTCCGACGTGCCGGGCGACGATCCGCGCGACATCGCTTCCGGTCCCACGGTACCCGACCCGACGACCTGCGACGATGCGCTGGCCATCATCCGCCGCTACGGCATCGACTTGCCGGACCGCGTGCTCGCCGTACTGCACAGCGGCCGTGGCGAGTCTGTCAAACCCGGCGATCCGCGCCTGGCCCGCGCCGAGGTGCGCATGATCGCCACGCCGCAGATGGCGCTGGAAGCGGCGGCCCGCGTGGCGCTCGATGCCGGCATCACGCCCTATATCCTGGGCGACAGCCTGGAAGGTGAGGCGCGCGACGTGGGCAAGGTGCTGGCGGGCGTGGCGCTGCAGACGGCGCGACGCGGCCAGCCGTTCGCGGGCCCGTGCGTGCTGCTGTCGGGCGGCGAAACCACGGTCACCGTGCGCGGCAACGGCCGCGGCGGGCGCAACGTCGAATTTTTGCTTGCCTGCGCGCTGGCCCTGCGCGGCGAACCCGGCATCTACGGCCTGGCGGCCGACACGGACGGTGTCGACGGCCAGGAGGAAATCGCCGGCGCCGTCATCCGCCCGGACACGCTGGAACGCGCCTGGGCCGCGGGCCTGCGCCCGCACGACAGCCTGGACGACAATGACGGCCACGGCTTCTTCGGGGCGCTGGGCGACAGCGTCGTCACCGGCCCCACGCTCACGAACGTCAACGATTTCCGCGCGCTGCTGGTGCTTCAATCCAGCTTGCCGCGCCGCGAACACTGA
- a CDS encoding dicarboxylate/amino acid:cation symporter, which yields MSKRFLGKLYVQVLIGVLAGGILGVLYPHFAADLKPLGDAFIRLIKMVFAPVIFAMVVLGIAKMDSMKELGRVGSRALIYFEVMSTFALGLGLVVVNLAKPGVGMNVDVHTLDTTGIKNYTAAAGHSGGFVDFLLHMIPTSVVDALAKNDILQILVFATMFGVALSHMGRRAKPVVDFLEAFSNSMFIVVGMIMRVAPLAAFGAIGFTVGKYGLGSLVSLGYLMACMYITCFVFVVAILGLVARISGFSLWKFLRYIKDEIFTVLGTSSSESVVPQLMRKLEHVGVSKPVVGLVIPSGVTFNPDGQCIYYTMAAIFIAQATNTPLTLTDQLVVLGVLMVTSKGSAGVTGSGFITLAATLASMGKIPVEGMVLLLGVDRFMSEARAITNTIGNAVGTMAIAQWVGALDRKQMHRVLDGQSSPEELRALYEQDDDADRPAPELLPVHKVSA from the coding sequence ATGTCAAAACGATTCCTTGGAAAGCTGTATGTCCAGGTGCTGATCGGCGTGCTCGCCGGCGGCATCCTGGGCGTTCTGTACCCGCACTTCGCGGCCGACCTGAAGCCGCTGGGCGACGCGTTCATCCGCCTCATCAAGATGGTGTTCGCCCCCGTGATCTTCGCGATGGTGGTGCTGGGCATCGCCAAGATGGACAGCATGAAGGAGCTGGGCCGCGTGGGTTCCCGCGCGCTGATCTACTTCGAAGTCATGTCCACGTTCGCGCTGGGGCTGGGCCTGGTCGTCGTCAACCTGGCCAAGCCCGGTGTCGGCATGAACGTCGACGTGCACACGCTCGATACGACCGGCATCAAGAACTACACGGCGGCCGCCGGCCACTCCGGCGGCTTCGTCGACTTCCTGCTGCACATGATCCCCACCAGCGTGGTCGACGCGCTGGCGAAGAACGACATCCTGCAGATCCTCGTGTTCGCCACGATGTTCGGCGTGGCGCTGTCGCACATGGGCCGCCGCGCCAAGCCGGTGGTCGACTTCCTGGAAGCGTTCAGCAACAGCATGTTCATCGTCGTCGGCATGATCATGCGCGTGGCGCCGCTGGCCGCGTTCGGCGCCATCGGCTTCACGGTCGGGAAATACGGCCTGGGTTCGCTCGTCTCGCTGGGCTACCTGATGGCCTGCATGTACATCACCTGCTTCGTGTTCGTCGTGGCGATCCTCGGCCTGGTGGCGCGCATTTCCGGCTTCAGCCTGTGGAAGTTCCTGCGCTACATAAAGGACGAGATCTTCACAGTGCTGGGCACCAGCTCGTCCGAATCCGTGGTGCCGCAGCTGATGCGCAAGCTCGAGCACGTGGGCGTGTCGAAGCCCGTCGTCGGCCTCGTGATCCCGTCCGGCGTCACGTTCAACCCGGACGGCCAGTGCATTTACTACACGATGGCGGCCATCTTCATCGCCCAGGCGACGAACACGCCACTCACGCTGACCGACCAGCTGGTGGTGCTGGGCGTGCTGATGGTGACGTCGAAAGGGTCGGCCGGCGTGACCGGTTCGGGCTTCATCACGCTGGCCGCCACGCTGGCCTCGATGGGCAAGATCCCCGTCGAGGGCATGGTGCTGCTGCTGGGCGTGGACCGCTTCATGTCCGAAGCGCGGGCCATCACGAACACGATCGGCAACGCGGTCGGCACGATGGCGATCGCCCAGTGGGTGGGCGCGCTGGACCGCAAGCAGATGCACCGCGTGCTGGACGGCCAGTCGTCGCCCGAAGAGCTGCGTGCGCTGTACGAGCAGGACGACGACGCGGACAGGCCCGCACCGGAGCTCCTGCCGGTGCACAAGGTGTCCGCCTGA
- a CDS encoding tartrate dehydrogenase, whose product MKTYQIATIPGDGIGKEVVPAGREVLATLAAHSGTFQFAFEDFDWGGDYYRQHGVMMPADGLDALRGKDAILFGSAGDPDIPDHITLWGLRLKICQGFDQYANVRPTRILPGIDAPLKRCAPQDLNWVIVRENSEGEYSGVGGRVHQGHPIEAATDVSMMTRVGVERILRFAFKLAKSRPRKLLTVITKSNAQRHAMVMWDEIALQVSQEFPDVKWDKELVDAATARMVNRPATLDTIVATNLHADILSDLAAALAGSLGIAPTGNIDPERRYPSMFEPIHGSAFDIMGKGLANPVGTFWSVVMLLEHLGEPEAAARVMAAIEHVTANRALHTGDLGGKATTADVTRAVCDFLSRDADRKAA is encoded by the coding sequence ATGAAAACGTACCAGATCGCCACCATTCCCGGCGACGGCATCGGCAAGGAAGTCGTGCCGGCGGGCCGCGAAGTCCTGGCCACGCTGGCCGCGCACAGCGGCACATTCCAGTTCGCGTTCGAGGACTTCGACTGGGGCGGCGATTACTACCGCCAGCACGGCGTGATGATGCCGGCCGACGGTCTCGACGCGCTGCGCGGCAAGGACGCCATCCTGTTCGGCTCGGCCGGCGACCCGGACATTCCCGACCACATCACGCTGTGGGGCCTGCGCCTGAAGATCTGCCAGGGCTTCGACCAGTATGCCAACGTGCGCCCCACCCGCATCCTGCCGGGCATCGACGCGCCATTGAAGCGCTGCGCGCCGCAAGACCTGAACTGGGTCATCGTGCGGGAGAATTCGGAAGGCGAGTATTCGGGCGTGGGCGGCCGCGTGCACCAGGGCCACCCGATCGAGGCGGCCACCGACGTGTCGATGATGACGCGCGTGGGTGTCGAGCGCATCCTGCGCTTCGCGTTCAAGCTGGCGAAGTCTCGCCCCCGCAAGCTGCTCACGGTGATCACCAAGAGCAACGCGCAGCGCCACGCCATGGTGATGTGGGACGAGATCGCGCTGCAGGTGTCGCAGGAATTCCCGGACGTGAAATGGGACAAGGAACTGGTCGACGCCGCCACGGCGCGCATGGTCAACCGCCCCGCCACGCTCGATACGATCGTGGCCACGAACCTGCACGCCGACATCCTGTCCGACCTGGCCGCTGCGCTGGCCGGCAGCCTGGGCATCGCCCCCACGGGCAACATCGACCCGGAGCGCCGCTATCCGTCCATGTTCGAACCGATCCACGGCTCCGCGTTCGACATCATGGGCAAGGGCCTGGCCAATCCGGTCGGCACGTTCTGGTCCGTCGTCATGCTGCTCGAGCACCTGGGCGAACCGGAAGCCGCCGCCCGCGTGATGGCCGCCATCGAGCACGTGACCGCGAACCGAGCCCTGCACACGGGCGACCTGGGCGGCAAGGCCACCACGGCCGACGTGACGCGCGCGGTGTGCGACTTCCTGTCCAGGGACGCCGATCGCAAGGCCGCCTGA
- a CDS encoding LysR family transcriptional regulator, which translates to MDVGLQPAELTFMVTLATSGSLSAAARELGITTSAVSKRLALLEGRIGVPLVNRTTRRMSLTPEGDVLIEHAQRILREIADLEQMLTKSQGVPKGQLRVNATLGFGRLHIAPAISQYVLRYPEVDVQLQLSVDPPPLADDQYDVCIRFGAPADTRVIARRLAANRRLLCAAPKYLDRHGEPKTPAELARHNCITIRQGDEAYGVWRLLAGRDAENDAAAVKVRGNLATNDGEIAVGWALDGHGILMRAGWDIERYLQSGRLVQVLPGYRTPDADIYAVYPHRHQLSARIRTFVDFLVERFERLDKL; encoded by the coding sequence ATGGATGTGGGACTGCAGCCGGCAGAATTGACGTTCATGGTGACGCTCGCCACCAGCGGCAGCCTGAGTGCCGCGGCGCGGGAACTGGGCATCACCACGTCGGCCGTCAGCAAGCGCCTTGCGCTGCTGGAAGGGCGGATCGGCGTGCCGCTGGTAAACCGCACGACGCGCCGCATGAGCCTGACACCGGAAGGCGACGTGCTCATCGAGCATGCGCAGCGCATCCTGCGCGAGATCGCCGACCTCGAGCAGATGCTGACGAAGTCACAGGGAGTGCCGAAAGGGCAGTTGCGCGTAAATGCCACGCTGGGCTTCGGGCGATTGCACATCGCGCCGGCGATCTCGCAGTACGTGCTGCGCTATCCCGAGGTCGACGTGCAGCTGCAGCTCTCGGTCGATCCGCCGCCGCTGGCGGACGACCAGTACGACGTGTGCATCCGCTTCGGCGCGCCGGCCGATACCCGCGTGATCGCCCGGCGCCTCGCCGCGAACCGCCGGCTGCTGTGCGCAGCGCCGAAATACCTGGACCGGCACGGCGAGCCCAAGACGCCGGCCGAACTGGCGCGGCACAACTGCATCACGATCCGGCAGGGCGACGAGGCGTATGGCGTGTGGCGCCTGCTGGCCGGCCGCGATGCGGAAAACGACGCCGCCGCCGTCAAGGTGCGCGGCAACCTGGCGACGAACGATGGCGAGATCGCGGTGGGCTGGGCGCTGGACGGGCATGGCATCCTGATGCGTGCCGGATGGGATATCGAGCGATACCTGCAAAGCGGCCGGCTGGTGCAGGTGCTGCCGGGGTACCGCACGCCGGATGCGGACATCTATGCGGTGTATCCGCACCGGCATCAGCTGTCGGCGCGGATACGGACGTTCGTGGATTTTCTGGTGGAGCGGTTCGAGCGGCTGGACAAGCTGTAA
- a CDS encoding PEP-CTERM sorting domain-containing protein — translation MRIVPVLLLSAVVAMPAQAAIVTYQFTANVSGLTEHPGGTEIYNNVESSSSAGPTISVGDTWTGTVSWNTDLTLGSYQPEQPEQASYRLYEGFMGATITDAQTGLSYSSDADLAWLALMQVHDGVAGAESDFLSIGTHASGAGFESGDFFFFNYDGSSLSGDAPPASLNFADYFTATVSYSFLDVGTENWMQANANITSLTLVTAPVPEPSTYAMLGLGLAALAMTKKLRRA, via the coding sequence ATGCGCATAGTCCCTGTCTTGCTGCTGTCCGCCGTTGTCGCCATGCCCGCGCAAGCTGCCATTGTCACGTACCAGTTTACCGCCAACGTTTCGGGGCTGACCGAGCATCCCGGCGGCACGGAAATCTACAACAATGTCGAGTCGAGCTCCAGCGCGGGACCGACGATTTCCGTCGGCGATACCTGGACCGGCACCGTTTCGTGGAATACGGACCTGACGCTGGGCTCCTACCAGCCGGAACAGCCAGAACAGGCCAGCTACCGCTTGTACGAAGGCTTCATGGGCGCGACGATCACGGACGCGCAAACCGGCCTGTCGTACAGTTCCGACGCCGACCTCGCCTGGCTGGCGCTGATGCAGGTGCATGATGGCGTAGCCGGCGCCGAGTCGGACTTCCTGTCGATCGGTACCCACGCGTCCGGCGCAGGTTTCGAATCCGGTGATTTCTTTTTCTTCAATTACGATGGCAGCTCGCTGTCCGGCGACGCGCCGCCGGCCAGCCTGAATTTCGCCGACTACTTCACCGCGACCGTCAGCTACAGCTTCCTCGATGTTGGAACGGAAAACTGGATGCAGGCCAACGCCAACATCACGTCATTGACGCTCGTCACGGCGCCGGTCCCCGAACCGTCGACTTACGCCATGCTCGGCCTCGGTCTGGCCGCGCTGGCGATGACGAAGAAGCTGCGTCGCGCCTGA
- a CDS encoding PEP-CTERM sorting domain-containing protein produces MGSPFATAHYGFSQGATNLQAFATITSLTRVDIQSPVPEPATWGMLGLGLGMLAFVSRK; encoded by the coding sequence GTGGGCAGCCCATTTGCGACCGCGCATTATGGCTTCTCGCAGGGGGCCACCAACCTGCAAGCCTTCGCCACGATCACGTCGCTGACACGTGTGGACATCCAGTCGCCGGTCCCGGAGCCTGCCACCTGGGGCATGCTGGGCCTGGGCCTCGGTATGCTGGCCTTCGTGTCCAGGAAGTAG
- a CDS encoding LysR family transcriptional regulator, with the protein MRRKIPSTLALSAFEAAARHQSFTKAADELAVTQSAICRQIGALEEFLGVALFRRGRRGVALTEAGLAYSRKVMARLDDVERDTLELMAGGGSGGTLELGVVPTFATKWLLPRLPDFLQRHPGITVNLAARARPFLFDDTPFDAAIHAGEAFWPGTEGIVLMPEDLVAVASPNLPIPGGWERRMLLQISTRPTMWRDWFRSCGMAVEGDMAGPRFELYSMVAEAAIHGMGIGLVPRLLIEPELARGALVLAAPHVYRSDRSYRLLYPERKADHPPLTAFRHWLDAQAAAARLANCK; encoded by the coding sequence ATGCGCCGAAAAATTCCTTCCACCCTCGCCCTCTCCGCCTTCGAGGCCGCCGCCCGCCACCAGAGCTTCACGAAGGCGGCCGACGAGCTGGCCGTCACGCAGAGCGCCATCTGCCGCCAGATCGGCGCGCTTGAAGAGTTCCTCGGCGTCGCACTGTTCCGCCGCGGGCGCCGCGGCGTGGCATTGACGGAGGCGGGCCTCGCGTACAGCCGCAAGGTGATGGCGCGGCTGGACGACGTCGAGCGCGACACGCTGGAACTGATGGCCGGCGGCGGCAGCGGCGGCACGCTGGAACTGGGCGTGGTCCCCACGTTCGCGACGAAATGGCTGCTGCCGCGGCTGCCGGACTTCCTGCAGCGCCATCCCGGCATCACCGTCAACCTCGCCGCCCGCGCCCGGCCGTTCCTGTTCGACGACACGCCATTCGACGCCGCCATCCATGCCGGCGAGGCATTCTGGCCCGGTACCGAAGGGATCGTGCTGATGCCCGAGGACCTGGTCGCCGTGGCCAGCCCGAACCTGCCGATCCCCGGTGGCTGGGAGCGGCGCATGCTGCTGCAGATCAGCACGCGGCCGACGATGTGGCGCGACTGGTTCCGTTCCTGCGGCATGGCCGTCGAGGGGGATATGGCCGGCCCGCGCTTCGAACTGTATTCGATGGTGGCCGAAGCCGCCATCCACGGCATGGGGATCGGCCTCGTGCCCCGCTTGCTGATCGAGCCCGAGCTGGCCCGCGGCGCCCTCGTCTTGGCCGCGCCGCATGTCTACCGCAGCGACCGTTCCTACCGCCTGCTGTACCCGGAGCGCAAGGCGGACCATCCCCCGCTCACCGCGTTCCGGCATTGGCTCGATGCCCAGGCCGCGGCCGCGCGGCTGGCAAATTGCAAGTAA
- a CDS encoding acyl-CoA dehydrogenase, giving the protein MTSKHKAAFHWDDPLLLNQQLTDEERMVRDSASAYCQDRLAPRVLEAFRNEKTDSEIFREMGELGLLGVTIPEQYGGAGLGYVSYGVVAREVERVDSGYRSMMSVQSSLVMVPIFEFGNEQTKQKYLPKLATGEWIGCFGLTEPDHGSDPGSMTTRARKVDGGYRLTGSKMWITNSPIADVFVVWAKDDEGAIRGFVLEKGWQGLSAPAIHGKVGLRASITGEIVMNDVFCPEENAFPDVRGLKGPFTCLNSARYGIAWGALGAAEDCWHRARQYVLDRKQFGKPLAANQLVQKKLADMQTEITVGLQGCLRLGRMKDEGSAAVEITSIMKRNSCGKALDIARVARDMMGGNGISDEFGVARHLVNLEVVNTYEGTHDIHALILGRAMTGIAAF; this is encoded by the coding sequence ATGACATCCAAGCACAAAGCCGCCTTCCACTGGGACGATCCGCTGCTGCTGAACCAGCAACTGACCGATGAAGAACGCATGGTGCGCGATTCCGCCAGCGCCTATTGCCAGGACCGCCTCGCGCCCCGTGTGCTGGAAGCGTTCCGCAACGAGAAGACCGACAGCGAGATCTTCCGCGAGATGGGCGAGCTGGGCCTGCTGGGCGTGACGATTCCCGAACAATATGGCGGCGCCGGCCTGGGCTACGTGAGCTATGGCGTGGTGGCCCGCGAGGTCGAGCGCGTCGACTCCGGCTATCGCTCGATGATGAGCGTGCAGTCGTCGCTCGTGATGGTGCCGATCTTCGAATTCGGCAACGAGCAGACGAAACAGAAATACCTGCCGAAACTGGCGACCGGCGAATGGATCGGCTGCTTCGGCCTGACGGAACCGGACCACGGCTCCGACCCTGGCAGCATGACTACCCGCGCGCGCAAGGTCGACGGCGGCTACCGGCTCACGGGCAGCAAGATGTGGATTACCAACAGCCCGATCGCGGACGTGTTCGTCGTGTGGGCCAAGGATGACGAAGGCGCGATCCGCGGCTTCGTGCTGGAGAAGGGCTGGCAGGGCCTGTCCGCGCCGGCGATCCATGGCAAGGTGGGCCTGCGCGCCTCGATCACGGGCGAGATCGTGATGAATGACGTGTTCTGCCCGGAAGAGAATGCGTTCCCTGACGTGCGCGGCCTGAAAGGCCCGTTCACCTGCCTGAACAGCGCCCGCTACGGCATCGCCTGGGGCGCGCTGGGCGCGGCCGAGGATTGCTGGCACCGCGCCCGCCAGTATGTGCTGGACCGCAAGCAGTTCGGCAAGCCGCTGGCGGCGAACCAGCTGGTGCAGAAGAAGCTGGCCGACATGCAGACGGAGATCACCGTCGGCTTGCAGGGCTGCCTGCGGCTGGGGCGCATGAAGGATGAAGGCTCGGCTGCTGTCGAGATCACGTCGATCATGAAGCGCAATTCCTGCGGCAAGGCCCTCGACATCGCCCGCGTGGCGCGCGACATGATGGGCGGGAACGGCATCAGCGACGAATTCGGCGTGGCCCGCCACCTCGTCAACCTCGAAGTGGTCAATACCTACGAAGGCACGCACGACATCCACGCGCTGATCCTCGGCCGCGCGATGACGGGCATCGCGGCGTTCTGA
- a CDS encoding CaiB/BaiF CoA transferase family protein — translation MAGTMNAGALAGLKVLDLSRVLAGPWAGQLLADLGADVVKVERPGNGDDTRAWGPPWLPDAAGNPTSEAAYYLSANRNKRSVAIDIATAEGQALVRQLAARADVVLENFKVGGLAQYGLDYASLKVVNPRLIYCSITGFGQDGPYAQRAGYDFLIQGMGGLMSLTGRPDGEAGAGPMKVGVALTDVMTGLYASNAVLAALAHRERSGQGQHIDLALLDVQVAVLANQAANYLVGGTAPQRMGNAHPNIVPYQDFATADGYMIVAVGNDGQFRKLCEVLGRAEWGTDERYATNPQRVRHRAELVAGIHAVTVTRTTAEWVALMETAGVPCGPINTLDKVFDDPQVQARGMRIEMPHPVAGTVPLVANPIRLSATPVTYDRPPPMLGEHTAEVLADWLQNR, via the coding sequence ATGGCGGGCACGATGAACGCAGGAGCCCTGGCTGGCCTGAAAGTGCTCGACCTGTCGCGCGTGCTGGCCGGGCCGTGGGCCGGCCAGCTGCTGGCGGACCTGGGCGCCGATGTCGTGAAGGTCGAGCGGCCGGGCAATGGCGACGACACCCGCGCATGGGGGCCGCCGTGGCTGCCCGACGCGGCAGGCAACCCCACGAGCGAGGCGGCCTACTACCTGAGCGCCAACCGCAACAAGCGCTCGGTGGCGATCGACATCGCCACGGCCGAAGGCCAGGCGCTGGTGCGGCAACTGGCGGCACGGGCCGACGTGGTGCTGGAAAACTTCAAGGTCGGCGGCCTTGCGCAGTATGGGCTCGACTATGCCAGCCTGAAGGTCGTCAATCCGCGCCTCATCTACTGCTCGATCACCGGCTTCGGGCAGGACGGCCCCTATGCGCAGCGCGCCGGCTACGACTTCCTGATCCAGGGCATGGGCGGGCTGATGAGCCTGACCGGCCGGCCGGATGGTGAAGCGGGCGCCGGTCCGATGAAGGTCGGCGTGGCGCTGACGGACGTGATGACGGGCCTGTATGCGTCGAACGCCGTGCTGGCCGCGCTGGCGCACCGCGAACGCAGCGGACAAGGGCAGCACATCGACCTCGCGCTGCTGGACGTGCAGGTGGCCGTGCTGGCGAACCAGGCGGCCAACTATCTCGTGGGCGGCACGGCGCCGCAGCGCATGGGCAATGCACACCCGAACATCGTGCCCTACCAGGATTTCGCCACGGCCGATGGCTACATGATCGTCGCCGTCGGCAACGACGGGCAGTTCCGCAAGCTGTGCGAGGTGCTGGGCCGGGCCGAGTGGGGCACCGACGAACGGTACGCCACCAACCCGCAGCGCGTGCGGCACCGCGCCGAACTCGTTGCCGGCATCCATGCCGTCACGGTCACGCGCACGACCGCCGAGTGGGTCGCGCTGATGGAGACGGCCGGCGTGCCATGCGGCCCCATCAACACCCTCGACAAGGTCTTCGACGACCCGCAGGTGCAAGCACGCGGCATGCGCATCGAGATGCCCCACCCGGTCGCGGGCACCGTCCCCCTGGTCGCCAACCCGATCCGCCTGTCGGCCACGCCGGTCACCTACGACCGCCCGCCGCCGATGCTGGGCGAGCATACGGCTGAAGTGCTGGCTGATTGGCTGCAAAACCGGTGA